tcatcaaaatttTTCGTTATATCCTAAGATGTTTTACGAGTAATCCACTGGTATGGAACGAAACCCAAagtaagataaaaaattaaagaaatggaCTTCTCTACCTTAATTTGATTTTCTGATGCAACAGTTAAAAGAATCACTCTACCTCACGTGTTCATACTTAAGTTTctaaaaaaaactcaaaaaaattttcaatcataaaaattaaggaaaaaaagTAATATCAAATTTTAGAGGATTTTTATACCTCTTAAGTTAAAAATTCTAACTCATAAgttcactaaaataaaaatgaaccaaattataattgggtctaaaacaaacaaaacaaattaaaataaaataaacataaaataaatactaagaAAGTGATGCGTATTTGATTCATCTCGACTAACGAGAGTCTTCAATGCATCTTGTAAATAGTAAGACGTGTGGCTTTAGTCGTTAATCATTGTCTTGTCCAATTCTTGATGTATCTCCTGAACAAATAATTTAGCCATATttacaaaattttcttttattcacTTAGTTATTATTCTTGTAATTAGACCAATTGGTATATGATAATTTTCAATTTATTTCACAGAAATCGTATCATGCACTGATGGtaatctataattttttttattacggAAGTAATTTGGATCAATTTGACAAAAACGCAAAGAACATAATTGCAATTGAAACCCTAATTTTTTACCAGTAACATTTGATTTTGTTGAAATCAACGTTTGATTattctttatttcttcttctctgcaatTGTTTGCCCAACATTATCAAATTTAccgtttataattaaaaaatttactgCAGCTTCACAAGGTCTAGGGATGGCAAAACTCCCCGAGACGCGGGGATCCCTACAGGGACTACTTCAAATGGGGATCCGACTGTGGAAAATTTTTCCACGGGGATGGGAATGGAGGACGAAATTTCCCCGAGGCAAGTGCCGGGACctgagcggggatccccgccccatTTCCACTAATACCCAAAATTCATAAATTTACTGAATTgttcttaatagtttatttctcatatatgtgtTTTAGTTatttcacacacacacatatatagaaggttaaattacacagttggtcccTACACTTTCAGTGAAATTGCGAATTGGTCCCTACACTTTAAAAATTTGCAATTGGATccctaaagaaaattaaaatttgtaatttagtcccTGCCATTCAAAAAGtatttgatttaacagaatattctcaatATATTCTTTATTTTAACAAAATATTCTCAGCATATGCTGAGAATATTATGTTAAATCAATACTTTTTGAACGGTATggactaaattacaaattttaattctctttagggatccaattacaaacttttaaagtgtagggaccaatttgcaatttcactgaaagtgtagggactaactgtgtaatttaacctatatagaaacccaaaactcctaatcctcatttgcataacccttctttaattcagagatccctaacgttgtccatactccatccaacctctctaCAGCCACTCTCTCGCCATCACCCTCACTATATCGTGCTCTCTATTTGCGGCGTCCCTTTCTAAAACTATGTCGTCGTGTCTATTTTTCTCTCTGTTGTCGTGTCTCCCACCTCGTCTACTGCTCTGTTCTCTGGCTCACCGTTGCGTCCCCCACTATGTCATTTTGAAAGAAGTTATCATCTTAtcgtttagactttttgtataaaatcttactATTTTTGTATAGAATTgatacttgcagctctattcataaggaaattaataattaattagaacTATCAGATAAATGGAAAATGGGGCCCACAAGAAATGGGGCCCTGTAAAAAATAAGGATGGGGAGCAATATTTTTTCGCAGCAAAAAACGAAAATGGAGACAGAGAGCAGAAAAATATCTCCCACCACCATCCTATCCCGTTAACATCCCTAACAACAAGGTCATAACACACCAACAACAAACAGTCATATCCACTAAAAATGGcttctaacaaaatatttaaatacTTTCTTTTTACGTAATAAAAACCCacaaataaaattgatttttggtaAAACTTAATCTTTTAGAATAAatacaattttaatttataaaatttagagTCAAAACTAAAATTGTTtataatcttttttttaattcaaaataatCTCACGATATATTTAGCattaaaagtattatttttaatataataatcttTTAAATGACATATATACCTCTTTTACCCTTTGTAACTGTCATGACATAAGTGTCTTTATTTTTATGGTCACCCGTTACCACAACTAATAATAACATACtttaatcaatttaaaaattaatcgAAAAATCAGTTCATTCGTATGTTTAAACAAATATCGAAGATTTGAATCTTGTCTTAAACATATAGTAACTTATTGATCAACAacagatttttaaataaaaattcgaTCCGTAATNNNNNNNNNNNNNNNNNNNNNNNNNNNNNNNNTACTTTAAATCCTATAAATTCAAcatcaacaaaaatttttttttttcaaattcacccacaacaacaacaaaagataaaAGCCAAGAAGCAATAGCAGCttaaggcttggtttggtaaagctttttggAGAGGTGCTTGCTTGTGCTTCCAGCTTTTAAAAGTTAGGGATGTTTTTGAAAGCACCTAACAAGGAGCTTTTCAAAATTAGcttgtactttttaaaatttaaaagtctaatataacctcatatgttaactaattttcaaatttaatgcttacatttatgtctattatagtatttttaaattttaaaagctattttaccaaacgcAATGGTTGTTACTTGTGTTTATTGaaagctatttttaatttgatttaccaaacataaatgttaCAATTTTTATAAAGccatcttttaaaagttagctacttttgaaaagtaaaaactttaccaaaccaaatctaaatggcatagtctccctatacttaattaagaggtccccatacttaattaagaggttgtggaTTCGAGTTTCCATATCggtaaaaaaaaacaataaaagataaaaaaatctaacttcaaaaatcattaaacctaatttaaaattattgaaaATCCTAATCTAAAATCCTTCAACCCTAACTTCAGAAAATTAAGAACTAAACCTCAACTTGCCAAATTAGGAACGCTGGACGGCGGTCACTCACTCCCTCATGCACTGTCGCACTCCGACTCACGCCGTCGTCTCAAGCACAGCATTGCAACAACAACGTCGTCTCCAGTAATGACGTCCTCTCCAGCCATCCAGCGTGCGTCGTCCTCTCCAACGTGGGTCATTTTAAATCCTAATTAAACCCTAATTTTAAAGGTTCTTTCTTTTTCACCTTCACTTTCACTATCGTCTTCATAGCAggcagagagagaaagaaagagagaatgaATGGGGAGTGACAGCGAAACAGAAAAGTCGGCGCATAAGGAGGAGGAGAAGATGTTTTCGCTTGCTCTTATTGCGAAGCTCTTTGCTGACAAGAAGCTCTGCAAACGAACTTTGCGGCCGTTATTTGGAAAGGAGGTGGAGAAAAGGATGGCCGCAGCAATGAGAAGGAGATTGTAAGGAAGTGATGGAGGATGATGATTGAGGATGATGCTCTCTGTCTGATGAAGGTTGATGAAAGAAAGAGGCAtgtgtttttttattattatttttaaattttataaagaaTAAATTGGTGAAAAAAATCGTATTATATGGTAAAAACTCAACTGCAGTGGATTTAACGTAAAAATAATAGTTGAGAATTggtagataaaaatttagtcaaatcaattaaATTATCTAACAGCTCTTagttatcaactttacgtgaagtcgactCCTAAATTTCTACCATATAATATTGGGAtcattttaaacaaaaaatatattaaaaaaattttaattttaattctaaatattaaaaaacaaaaccgtacttatttttaactttttcattcctataaattaaaatagaaacatATCCTAGACACAAAATACATAAATAGATATATTAAAGCCAAACATATGCAAAAGTCAAAACCAAATTCTCAAATTAAACCCTTGGCAAGTAATGATATAGCTCATTCTAGCTGGATTCAATGTGGACATTTGGAAACAATTTTATTCTTTCAACCACTCACAAATTGAAAATAGTGTTCAATGGGAATTCGCAAGGGCCAAGCCGAAAGGTAGAGTGGTAGAGAACTAGAGATGGGCCTACTAAGTAAGTGACCCATTGGTCAGTACTCAGTACTCACACAGACCTCATTTTTCCTCTAACAATAATTTTGATCTTTCTTAgtcttttttgtatttattttgtttcACAATTTTATAGAAATAAGTATTTATTTGAGCATTTAATTGACTCgttaataaaagaagaaaaatgttAAGTACTAATATATTTAAGTCAATActattaattttctatttttccattAAAAAATATTGACTCTCTAATCTTTTCTATAACATAAATTGATTTAGGCGTGtactattattaaaaatttaaaacagagAAATGACAGTGAGACAATATAAATTtcgaaatatttatttaattataatttggaAGTAATTATTGGAAACACAAGAAAGACAAacaaaaaagaaacataaaaaaaggTGCCATTGTTGTTAATATAGTTTTCTTCGTGGGTTTACCTTTTGCCTTGCCTCCTTGCTTCGCTGTCGTTTCGCCGGCCAACGGCAAAAAAGAAACAATTGTTTCCGTTTTTTTCAGTATCATCTCATTGCAAATTCCATTCCTTTCTGTCACTCACTCTGCTCCCTTTTGATTGATTTTATCATATTTTCAAGATGAACGACCTTCTTACTGTAAGTTAAATCATCTTTCTGATTTGCCCCTTTCTGATGcaacaaaaaattttcaattttgacAACTGGGTCTTGTACTTCTGTTGCTAAAGTTTATGTTTTTGGATCGCAAATCTCTGTTCTTACTGTTGGATTTGATAACCTCTTTGTATTATGACTTGGGAGTACTGTGGATTTTTTTTCCAATGCTATTAAGGTTTGAATTATAGGGTAAGGACCTGGATTAATCACTCTTTGTTGTATTGAGCTTTGATTTTTAATGCtttatggtgtttggtagtggagtcttcttcttcttcttaaattTTATTCCTTGAAAGTGGTGTGTTGCTTTAAGTTGGATCATGTTTTGGATCCCTATTTAGATTTGAAGTGGCTGTGCTCTCTGTTATGCTATGCTTATTGATGCTTCCTAGTCTACATCGTTGCTTAATTTGTTTCCCACCTTAATGAGTGGAAGACAGAGCACTTAGTACATGTTTTGGGATTTTTGGATTTATTCTGATAGTGATCTTGGGAtctttttttactattttgttttattatcgTTTAGTAACTTTGGAGCTTACTTAGATTATGTATCATGCTGTGGTCTTTTAAGATCTAAGTTTAAATGTTTTTTCCCCTTTGATTTCGTGGCTTGTAGGATTCGTTTGCTGATGAAGGTAATCATGGTCAGCCTTCTAGACAAGGTGATATTGAAATGGGAATGCAGGTTCAGAGAAGCAACTCTGATCTGGGAATGGAAGCTTTTAATAAGCAGGTACAACCACTATGTGCATGCTATGTAGTCTTTTGATGGTGTTTTTAACTTGCCATTGcagttttttttttcctcttcccATCATGAATATTTTGTTTAATTCTCTTTTGTAATAGTATAGTGTTAATTTAACAGTGTAATGAAATTGGTTAGTTTCTCCATGTATATAATATTTGTTCTGTTCAAACTGTTTGTTCAATATTTCAGTTGAATAATTTGAAGTTACTGATATTATTTATTGTGTTATTAGATCCATGAGGTCGACAAACAAATCGATAAGCTCTCTGGGCTACTTCAAAAGCTAAAGGTACCTATTATCGCCATCAGTTATCACTTTTTGTTGTTAGCTAGGTTTCATCTACAACTGTTACTAAATGGAAATGTTGCAGGAAGCTAATGAAGAATCAAAAGCCGTTACAAAAGCATCTGCTATGAAAGGTATATTGCAATGCAAACTCCCCCTGTATATTAGTCGAAAGCATGAGAGTCGAATTGGGTCATAATGTGTGAGATTTTTCTGGCATCAATATTGGCTATGTAAATATTCATGGTTCATATTGCATCAAatcaataattttaaatatattgcCTTTTCCATTAGGACATTATACGTGACTGAAATTTAATGCTCTATGATCACTGACGGAAATGCAACATCATTTTCAGCTATCAAGAAGAGGATGGAGAAGGATATTGATGAAGTTGGAAAGATTGCACATGGTGtcaaaacaaaaatagaagcTATAAACAGAGATGTAATGAGATGAAGATAATGACTTGATGTTGTTTTAGTAGATTTTAGTCCTGAAATTTCAAACATATGAGGAATTTTTTATATGGTCTTGTTATTTGCAGAACTTAAACAACAGAAAAAAGCCTGGTTGTGAGAAGGGAACGGGTATTGACAGAGCGAGGATGAATATGACAAAGTATGTTGGGAGCACATACTACTTATCTTCATTAGTAGATATGATGAAACAACTTAAAAAGCTAAAATATCTATTTTATCTTGAAATTTCAGTGCCTTAACTAAAAGGTTCAAGGATCTAATGACAGAGTTTCAGGTATGTTTACATTTTTAGCACCTTACATCAGTTGTATTTCTCCATTTATGTCCATATTCTTAGAAGTTTTTTATGTTCTAGACTCTTAGACAAAGAATACAAGATGAATATCGTGAGGTTGTTGAGAGAAGAGTTATTACAGGTTTGAGCATTTTCAGCTCCTTGATAAATTCACTTTTGTTGTCCTATGCTAGTAGTATATATTGTTCTTCGATCTATTTCACTATTTTTCTGAAAAGTTTTTCACTTTGTGGTTGAATTACTTCTTTGACAGTCACTGGAACTAGGCCAGATGATGAGGTGAGCTTCACTTGTGAATTTGTTACTTGAGATGAAGAATACACTGCATAGAGATTATGTTGTAATTGGCTGTTTTATGGCTGTCTTAGACAA
The DNA window shown above is from Arachis ipaensis cultivar K30076 chromosome B08, Araip1.1, whole genome shotgun sequence and carries:
- the LOC107613738 gene encoding syntaxin-132 isoform X1, producing the protein MNDLLTDSFADEGNHGQPSRQGDIEMGMQVQRSNSDLGMEAFNKQIHEVDKQIDKLSGLLQKLKEANEESKAVTKASAMKAIKKRMEKDIDEVGKIAHGVKTKIEAINRDNLNNRKKPGCEKGTGIDRARMNMTNALTKRFKDLMTEFQTLRQRIQDEYREVVERRVITVTGTRPDDETIDHLIETGNSEQIFQKAILEAGRGQVVSTVEEIQERHDAVKEIEKKLLDLHQIYLDMAVLVDAQGEILDNIESQVNNAVDHVQRGTTALQGAKKLQKNTRKWTCIAILILLIVVAIIVVGVLHPWKSS
- the LOC107613738 gene encoding syntaxin-132 isoform X2, encoding MNDLLTDSFADEGNHGQPSRQGDIEMGMQVQRSNSDLGMEAFNKQIHEVDKQIDKLSGLLQKLKEANEESKAVTKASAMKAIKKRMEKDIDEVGKIAHGVKTKIEAINRDNLNNRKKPGCEKGTGIDRARMNMTNALTKRFKDLMTEFQTLRQRIQDEYREVVERRVITVTGTRPDDETIDHLIETGNSEQIFQKAILEAGRGQVVSTVEEIQERHDAVKEIEKKLLDLHQIYLDMAVLVDAQGEILDNIESQVTNATDHVRLGNDALQTAKSYQKRSRKCMIISVILVLIIAAIIVIPILKTRKK